A single region of the Ancylobacter novellus DSM 506 genome encodes:
- a CDS encoding GNAT family N-acetyltransferase has protein sequence MTAHLLDRPIWSALATAHAPLALGGSLARRYPADIAPFAAARDDDAESLDALAALVAPGERVLIVQADEIVLPAALSPVATAEVVQMIAQAPIASPGDLRIEPLTPADAPEMLALATLTQPGPFSLKAQSLGRFWGIRQDGRLVAMAGERLRQSGFTELSGVCAHPDLRGRGLGRTLSLFVSAQIGARGDIAYLHAYAGNDVAIGLYESIGFRRRTPIRLVAAARPG, from the coding sequence ATGACCGCACATCTTCTCGACCGCCCGATCTGGTCGGCGCTCGCGACCGCCCACGCACCGCTCGCACTGGGCGGGTCGCTCGCCCGGCGCTACCCCGCCGACATCGCGCCCTTCGCGGCGGCGCGTGATGACGACGCGGAATCCCTCGATGCCCTCGCCGCGCTCGTCGCGCCGGGCGAGCGCGTACTCATCGTGCAGGCGGACGAGATCGTGCTGCCGGCAGCGCTGTCGCCGGTCGCCACCGCCGAGGTGGTGCAGATGATCGCGCAGGCGCCCATCGCGTCGCCGGGAGACCTCCGCATCGAGCCGCTCACCCCGGCCGACGCGCCGGAGATGCTGGCGCTGGCCACCCTCACCCAGCCGGGACCGTTCAGCCTGAAGGCGCAGAGCCTCGGCCGCTTCTGGGGCATCCGCCAGGACGGCCGGCTGGTGGCGATGGCCGGCGAGCGGCTGCGCCAGTCCGGCTTCACCGAGCTGAGCGGGGTCTGCGCGCATCCCGACCTGCGCGGGCGCGGCCTCGGCCGCACGCTGTCGCTGTTCGTCTCGGCGCAGATCGGCGCGCGCGGCGACATCGCCTATCTCCACGCCTATGCCGGCAACGACGTGGCGATCGGCCTCTACGAATCGATCGGCTTCCGCCGGCGCACCCCCATCCGGCTGGTAGCCGCCGCGCGACCCGGCTGA
- a CDS encoding twin transmembrane helix small protein produces the protein MDLVTIAKFIILPIALGAVAVVLILGLTNMARGGSPLRSQKLMQWRVLLQAVALCFVLLTIILMHQG, from the coding sequence ATGGATCTCGTGACCATCGCCAAGTTCATCATCCTGCCGATCGCGCTCGGCGCGGTTGCGGTGGTGCTGATCCTTGGCCTGACCAACATGGCGCGGGGCGGCTCGCCGCTGCGCTCGCAGAAGCTGATGCAGTGGCGCGTGCTGTTGCAGGCGGTGGCGCTCTGCTTCGTGCTGCTCACCATCATCCTGATGCACCAGGGCTGA
- a CDS encoding TspO/MBR family protein, translated as MKTLSFFRLVLAVGLCLMVGAVGSLVTTPKIPTWYAGLAKPGWTPPDALFPIVWTTLYVLMAVALWRLWQLHRPSQRRRLAIGLWFVQLALNALWSPVFFGMEAIGAALAVILVLWLAIAAAIWAAARIDHVAAGLLTPYLLWVSYATALNAAILALN; from the coding sequence ATGAAGACCCTTTCCTTCTTCCGCCTCGTGCTCGCGGTCGGCCTGTGCCTGATGGTCGGCGCCGTCGGTTCGCTGGTGACCACGCCGAAGATCCCGACCTGGTACGCCGGCCTCGCCAAACCCGGCTGGACCCCGCCGGACGCGCTCTTCCCCATCGTCTGGACCACGCTCTACGTGCTGATGGCGGTGGCGCTCTGGCGGCTCTGGCAATTGCACCGCCCCTCACAGAGGCGGCGCCTCGCCATCGGGCTGTGGTTCGTCCAGCTCGCCCTCAACGCGCTGTGGTCGCCGGTGTTCTTCGGCATGGAGGCCATCGGCGCGGCGCTCGCGGTCATCCTCGTGCTGTGGCTCGCCATTGCCGCGGCGATCTGGGCGGCCGCGCGCATTGACCACGTAGCGGCCGGACTGCTGACCCCCTATCTACTGTGGGTGTCCTATGCGACGGCACTGAATGCTGCCATTCTCGCCCTGAACTAA
- a CDS encoding MarR family winged helix-turn-helix transcriptional regulator, whose product MDDILRGLGHLALGSRLKRLGEQLQADTQHVLDALDAGLPSGQHPFLATLDALGPLTIGDLAQALGVSQPGVTRTVGRLIERGLVEARPGPEDQRQKIVSLTAAGRHLVATAKSDIWPRIDAAVAELCAGLDGPLLAQLAAIEDRLAAEPLHKRVARRREARP is encoded by the coding sequence ATGGACGACATTCTTCGCGGGCTCGGCCATCTCGCGCTCGGCAGCCGGCTGAAACGGCTCGGCGAGCAGCTTCAGGCCGACACCCAGCATGTGCTCGACGCGCTCGACGCCGGCCTGCCCTCGGGCCAGCATCCCTTCCTCGCCACGCTCGACGCGCTGGGGCCGCTGACCATCGGCGACCTCGCGCAAGCGCTCGGCGTGTCGCAGCCGGGCGTGACCCGCACCGTGGGGCGGCTCATCGAACGCGGGCTCGTCGAGGCGAGGCCGGGCCCGGAGGACCAGCGGCAGAAGATCGTCTCGCTCACCGCCGCCGGCCGGCATCTGGTGGCGACCGCCAAGAGCGATATCTGGCCGCGGATCGATGCCGCCGTCGCCGAGCTCTGCGCCGGGCTCGACGGCCCGCTGCTCGCCCAGCTGGCGGCGATCGAGGACCGGCTCGCCGCCGAGCCGCTGCACAAGCGCGTCGCCCGGCGCAGGGAGGCGCGCCCATGA
- a CDS encoding class I SAM-dependent methyltransferase, which translates to MNYALFDWFNRRLRKFPEPIARIRSRAEWDAFQAGSAKRKIDEYDNSVIEAHRHDQEWVFRGYSEPAQSEVDFIVDLQWGGRTENGKSIPNLRERLSCPITELNNRQRLIATLLKNQTKSTSRAPDIYFMEEVTAIFHWSVANLENVSSITGSEYLGHEYKSGDIVNGIHHEDIHDLSFDDASFDLIVSNEVFEHIPSPTIAFGECHRVLRPGGEMLMTTPFFVGYDQSLQRARIVDGQLEHLLPPAYHGNPVSNEGSLVFFDFGWDIFDMARDGGFSDCVIELYHSPRFGHLTVQTVFRLRK; encoded by the coding sequence ATGAATTACGCTTTGTTTGACTGGTTTAATCGTCGGCTCCGCAAATTCCCCGAGCCCATCGCTCGCATAAGATCGAGGGCGGAATGGGATGCGTTTCAGGCCGGCTCCGCGAAACGGAAAATCGATGAGTATGACAATTCGGTCATAGAGGCTCATCGTCACGATCAGGAATGGGTATTTCGCGGATATTCCGAGCCGGCTCAGAGCGAGGTCGATTTTATCGTCGATCTCCAGTGGGGAGGCCGGACCGAGAATGGGAAGTCCATTCCGAACCTGAGAGAGCGCCTTTCTTGTCCGATCACCGAGCTGAACAACCGCCAGCGACTGATCGCGACACTGCTGAAAAACCAGACGAAATCAACGAGCCGCGCGCCCGACATCTACTTTATGGAAGAAGTGACCGCCATCTTCCACTGGTCCGTTGCGAATCTAGAGAACGTGAGCTCCATAACGGGGAGCGAATATCTCGGCCACGAATACAAGTCCGGCGACATCGTCAACGGGATCCACCACGAAGACATACATGACCTGAGCTTCGACGACGCATCGTTCGATCTGATCGTCAGCAACGAGGTATTCGAGCATATCCCCTCACCGACCATCGCCTTCGGCGAATGCCACCGGGTTCTCAGGCCGGGCGGCGAGATGCTGATGACGACGCCGTTTTTCGTCGGTTACGACCAGAGCCTCCAGCGGGCGCGGATCGTCGATGGCCAGCTGGAGCATCTGCTTCCTCCGGCCTATCACGGCAACCCGGTTTCCAACGAGGGATCGCTCGTATTCTTCGATTTCGGCTGGGACATATTCGACATGGCCCGCGACGGCGGCTTCTCGGACTGCGTGATCGAGCTGTATCACTCGCCGAGATTCGGCCACCTGACGGTGCAGACCGTCTTCCGCCTGCGAAAGTAG
- a CDS encoding YihY/virulence factor BrkB family protein, whose protein sequence is MLRAFDIAWDAFWRFVEDDGWAISSHIALSALMSLFPFLIFVTALAAFFDLKTLADETVQLMLEAWPAQVAAPIGREIRNVLTQVRTDVLTIGVVLAIYFSSNGIESLRIGLNRAYGVRESRAWYWLRLESIGYVVVGAAGLLALSFLVVLGPVLWLAAVRWVPALQPFGWVITFLRYAATSAILIVALVVAHVWLPAGRRTLAEVAPGILVTLGLWLAAGAAFGRYLAEFANNYVTTYAGLASVMIALVFLYTTASIFVYGGELNAAIRRAREGRL, encoded by the coding sequence TTGCTGCGCGCCTTCGACATCGCCTGGGACGCCTTCTGGCGCTTCGTCGAGGACGACGGCTGGGCGATCTCCAGCCACATCGCGCTCTCGGCGCTGATGTCGCTGTTCCCCTTCCTCATCTTCGTCACCGCGCTGGCGGCGTTCTTCGATCTGAAGACGCTGGCCGACGAGACGGTGCAATTGATGCTGGAGGCCTGGCCGGCGCAGGTCGCCGCCCCCATCGGGCGCGAGATCCGCAACGTGCTCACCCAGGTGCGCACCGACGTGCTGACCATCGGCGTGGTGCTCGCCATCTACTTCTCGTCCAACGGCATCGAGAGCCTGCGCATCGGCCTCAACCGCGCCTATGGCGTGCGCGAGAGCCGCGCCTGGTACTGGCTGCGCCTCGAATCGATCGGCTATGTCGTGGTCGGCGCCGCCGGCCTGCTGGCGCTGTCCTTCCTGGTGGTGCTCGGCCCGGTGCTGTGGCTGGCGGCGGTGCGCTGGGTGCCGGCGCTGCAACCGTTCGGCTGGGTCATCACCTTCCTGCGCTATGCCGCGACCTCCGCCATCCTCATCGTCGCGCTGGTGGTGGCGCATGTGTGGCTGCCGGCGGGACGGCGTACTTTGGCCGAGGTGGCGCCGGGCATATTGGTGACGCTGGGGCTGTGGCTGGCGGCGGGCGCCGCCTTCGGCCGCTACCTCGCCGAGTTCGCCAACAACTACGTCACCACCTATGCCGGCCTCGCCTCGGTGATGATCGCCCTCGTCTTCCTCTACACCACCGCCTCGATCTTCGTTTACGGCGGCGAACTCAACGCCGCCATAAGGCGCGCCCGCGAAGGGCGGCTCTGA
- a CDS encoding host attachment protein: protein MTSYDKIKIETGAWVVVCDGRKALILRNEGDSAFPNLRTHEVREQDNPPTREQGSDAPGRVHESASTARSSVEPTDWHEEAEREFLRKLAARLDAAVGAGEVKSIVVVAAPRALGVLRPLYSKQLGDAVTAEVDRDMVRLPVYEIEKHLAA from the coding sequence ATGACCAGCTACGACAAGATCAAGATCGAAACCGGCGCCTGGGTCGTCGTCTGCGACGGTCGCAAGGCACTCATCCTGCGCAATGAGGGGGATTCCGCCTTCCCCAATCTGCGCACCCATGAGGTCCGCGAGCAGGACAACCCGCCGACCCGCGAGCAGGGCAGCGACGCGCCCGGCCGCGTGCATGAATCGGCCAGCACCGCGCGCTCCTCGGTCGAGCCGACCGACTGGCACGAGGAGGCCGAGCGCGAGTTCCTGCGCAAGCTCGCCGCCCGCCTCGACGCGGCGGTGGGCGCCGGCGAGGTGAAGTCCATCGTCGTCGTCGCCGCGCCGCGCGCGCTCGGCGTGCTGCGCCCGCTCTACAGCAAGCAGCTCGGCGATGCCGTCACCGCCGAGGTCGACCGCGACATGGTGCGGCTGCCGGTCTACGAGATCGAGAAGCATCTCGCGGCCTGA
- a CDS encoding glutamate-5-semialdehyde dehydrogenase has protein sequence MSAASSLRAVSAAETRLDAPAPREDGSDVHEVMLEIGRRARAAARTLALASAEAKTAGLKAAAAAIRANVAAILAANAEDVAAAKASGMSASMLDRLTLNEARLEATARGVEEIAELPDPVGKVTESWERPNGLRLERVRTPLGVVGVIYESRPNVTADAGSLCLKAGNAVILRGGSDSFNSSRAIHAAMAEGLTTAGLPADAIQLVPTRDRAAVGEMLAGLGGTIDVIVPRGGKSLVARVQSEARVPVFAHLEGLVHIYVDRAADLDKALTVVRNAKLRRTSVCGAAETLLVDEAGAGALLAPLVTMLLDEGCEVRGDAAAQKVDARVKPATDEDWRTEYLEAIISVKLVGGLEAAIDHIETYGSHHTDAILTEDAAVAERFLSEVDSAIVVHNASTQFADGGEFGFGGEIGIATGRMHARGPVGAEQLTSFKYRVRGTGQIRP, from the coding sequence ATGTCCGCCGCCTCTTCCCTGCGCGCCGTATCCGCCGCCGAGACCCGTCTCGACGCGCCGGCGCCGCGCGAGGACGGCTCGGACGTCCACGAGGTGATGCTGGAGATCGGCCGGCGCGCCCGCGCGGCCGCCCGCACGCTGGCGCTGGCCTCGGCCGAGGCCAAGACCGCTGGGCTGAAGGCCGCCGCCGCCGCCATCCGCGCCAATGTCGCCGCCATCCTCGCCGCCAATGCGGAGGATGTCGCTGCGGCCAAGGCCTCCGGCATGAGCGCCTCCATGCTCGACCGCCTCACGCTGAACGAGGCGCGGCTGGAGGCGACCGCGCGCGGGGTCGAGGAGATCGCCGAGCTGCCCGATCCCGTCGGCAAGGTGACGGAGAGCTGGGAGCGGCCGAACGGGCTGCGCCTCGAGCGCGTGCGCACGCCGCTCGGCGTCGTCGGCGTCATCTATGAGAGCCGGCCCAACGTGACCGCCGACGCCGGCAGCCTTTGCCTGAAGGCCGGCAATGCGGTGATCCTGCGCGGCGGCTCGGACAGCTTCAATTCTTCCCGCGCCATCCATGCCGCGATGGCCGAGGGGCTGACCACCGCCGGCCTGCCGGCCGACGCCATCCAGCTCGTGCCGACCCGCGACCGCGCGGCGGTGGGCGAGATGCTGGCCGGGCTCGGCGGCACTATCGACGTCATCGTGCCGCGCGGGGGAAAAAGCCTCGTCGCCCGGGTGCAGAGCGAGGCGCGGGTGCCGGTCTTCGCGCATCTGGAAGGCCTCGTTCACATCTATGTCGACCGGGCCGCCGACCTCGACAAGGCGCTGACCGTGGTTCGGAACGCCAAGCTGCGCCGCACCAGCGTCTGCGGCGCGGCGGAGACGCTGCTGGTCGACGAGGCCGGGGCGGGCGCGCTGCTGGCGCCGCTCGTCACCATGCTGCTCGACGAGGGCTGCGAGGTGCGCGGCGACGCGGCCGCGCAGAAGGTCGACGCCCGCGTGAAGCCGGCGACCGACGAGGACTGGCGCACCGAATATCTCGAGGCGATCATCTCGGTGAAGCTGGTCGGCGGGTTAGAGGCCGCCATCGACCATATCGAGACCTATGGCTCGCACCACACCGACGCCATCCTCACCGAGGACGCGGCAGTTGCGGAGCGTTTCCTGTCCGAGGTCGATTCCGCCATCGTGGTGCACAACGCCTCGACCCAGTTCGCCGATGGCGGCGAGTTCGGCTTCGGCGGCGAGATCGGCATCGCCACGGGGCGGATGCACGCGCGCGGGCCGGTGGGCGCCGAGCAGCTCACCTCCTTCAAATACCGGGTGCGCGGCACCGGCCAGATCCGGCCGTGA